The Blastopirellula marina genome has a window encoding:
- a CDS encoding phosphate ABC transporter substrate-binding protein codes for MKSTCVIPLFAALLLSVAGCRGTSTAETTPANGDALAGRLSLTGSSTVAPLVTEIAKRYEQLHPQVRIDVQTGGTGKGITDTRIGTADIGMGSRPLKADEADLVPYQIAADGVGLIVHAENPIRELTAEQIIDIYTDKIQNWKEVGGEDQPITVVHKAEGRATLEVFLQHFAIDNPTIQADVIVGENQHAIKTVAGGKWAIGYVSIGTAEADIEAGVPIRLLPLDGVAASTPNVASGEFPMSRPLSLITTRSPAALAKSFIEYCQSAEVHDLVKSQYFVPVASETDAQK; via the coding sequence ATGAAATCGACTTGCGTTATTCCCCTTTTCGCTGCTCTCTTACTTTCCGTGGCTGGCTGTCGCGGTACCTCCACGGCCGAGACTACCCCAGCTAATGGCGATGCGCTCGCTGGCAGGCTTTCGTTAACGGGTTCCAGCACGGTGGCTCCATTGGTAACCGAGATCGCCAAGCGCTACGAGCAACTCCATCCGCAGGTTCGCATCGACGTTCAGACAGGCGGCACCGGAAAGGGGATCACCGATACGCGGATCGGTACGGCTGACATCGGCATGGGGAGCCGTCCCTTGAAAGCGGACGAAGCGGACCTGGTTCCTTACCAAATTGCGGCCGATGGTGTGGGATTGATCGTGCATGCCGAGAATCCGATTCGCGAACTTACCGCCGAGCAGATCATCGACATCTACACCGACAAGATCCAAAACTGGAAAGAGGTTGGCGGCGAAGACCAGCCGATCACGGTCGTGCACAAAGCAGAAGGACGGGCCACGCTCGAGGTCTTTCTGCAGCACTTTGCGATCGACAATCCGACGATTCAAGCGGATGTAATCGTCGGCGAGAACCAGCACGCGATCAAAACAGTAGCCGGTGGGAAATGGGCAATCGGTTACGTCTCGATAGGTACCGCTGAGGCCGATATCGAAGCAGGCGTGCCGATTCGCTTGCTGCCGCTGGACGGTGTCGCGGCAAGTACCCCGAACGTGGCCAGTGGCGAGTTTCCTATGAGCCGTCCATTGAGCCTGATCACGACACGTTCTCCTGCGGCGCTCGCAAAAAGCTTCATTGAGTACTGCCAGTCGGCGGAGGTCCACGACCTGGTGAAATCTCAGTACTTCGTGCCGGTGGCAAGTGAGACCGATGCCCAGAAGTGA
- a CDS encoding sulfurtransferase, translated as MKRFVYILLSFALLANVSSTYGQIGVISPQEANAQINIQSDKTQRPVVLDTRGGYKDYFRAHVPTAHHINFGTLRGTDHGVPVQYLPDDLTAALLRRAGVDKDRMHLIYATGDVLPNDEVLSATMVAYVLEKFGITNIQIVDGGLAHWQKLNLPTTQEYFGNPSGELPTSMNNDIGIDVVELLKRKDQPGTVLVDARPHNEYIGEDDIWLRKGHIPGAISFHWARLMEQDNTHKFLPYERVKEQLEAAGLTADQEIIVYCGTSREGSLLRFYLKHVAKYPNVRLYEGSWKEYASLKQYPTETTPN; from the coding sequence ATGAAACGCTTCGTGTATATCCTGTTGTCGTTTGCCTTGCTGGCGAATGTTTCCTCGACTTATGGCCAGATCGGAGTCATTTCGCCCCAGGAGGCCAATGCCCAGATCAATATCCAGTCGGATAAAACGCAGCGACCGGTCGTGCTGGATACGCGCGGTGGATACAAAGATTATTTCCGCGCTCATGTGCCAACGGCTCATCACATCAATTTTGGTACGTTGCGCGGAACCGATCACGGCGTGCCGGTGCAGTACCTGCCAGACGACCTGACTGCTGCCCTTCTACGCCGAGCCGGGGTCGACAAGGACCGCATGCATTTGATCTACGCGACCGGGGACGTGCTGCCCAACGACGAAGTTCTTAGCGCGACCATGGTTGCCTACGTGCTAGAGAAGTTCGGTATTACGAACATTCAGATCGTCGACGGCGGGCTGGCGCATTGGCAGAAGCTGAACCTGCCGACCACGCAAGAATATTTTGGCAACCCCAGCGGCGAACTGCCGACTTCCATGAACAACGACATTGGTATCGACGTTGTCGAGCTGCTCAAGCGGAAGGACCAGCCTGGGACGGTTCTGGTCGATGCGCGGCCTCATAACGAATACATCGGCGAAGACGATATCTGGCTGCGCAAGGGACATATCCCCGGAGCGATCAGCTTTCATTGGGCACGCTTGATGGAGCAAGACAACACACACAAGTTCCTGCCTTACGAGCGTGTTAAAGAGCAACTGGAAGCGGCCGGCCTGACGGCTGACCAAGAGATTATTGTCTACTGTGGGACATCGCGCGAAGGGAGCCTGCTTCGCTTCTATCTGAAGCACGTGGCCAAGTACCCTAACGTCCGCTTGTATGAAGGCTCGTGGAAAGAATACGCATCGCTCAAGCAGTACCCCACGGAAACAACGCCGAACTAG
- a CDS encoding ArsR/SmtB family transcription factor, whose amino-acid sequence MKPALNILDQLEGEEISCASVLKVLADETRLAVVEQLLDGPKTVSQINEVLGVEPTLLSHHLKALREAQLVVGTREGRYVSYSLAQALLNRRKGRALDLGCCTLSFS is encoded by the coding sequence ATGAAACCTGCATTGAATATTCTTGATCAGCTTGAGGGGGAAGAGATTTCGTGTGCCAGCGTGTTGAAGGTTCTGGCGGACGAAACACGGTTAGCCGTCGTCGAGCAATTGCTGGACGGGCCGAAGACGGTCTCCCAGATCAACGAGGTGCTAGGGGTCGAGCCGACCTTGCTGTCGCACCATCTTAAGGCGCTGCGCGAAGCACAACTGGTTGTCGGTACCCGCGAAGGTCGCTACGTATCGTACTCACTGGCTCAAGCGCTGTTGAACCGTCGTAAAGGACGTGCCCTGGACCTGGGCTGCTGTACCCTTTCGTTTTCGTAG
- the pstC gene encoding phosphate ABC transporter permease subunit PstC encodes MPRSDLPLKLVCRTLAVGSATIVLLILGFLVRESWPAFQSLGFARFFSDDGWHPVSGQFGLMPMIAATIITSLGGIVLAAPLGIASAVFVQFYAPSVLVPWHRRLVELLAGIPSVVFGLWGLVVVAPLVAGLGGSGQNLLTASIILGLMILPTIALLSDSAIGSVPRVWTQGAAALGLQRSAIVAQVVLPAAGRGISAALVLAITRALGETMAVLMVAGNVVQMPTSLLSPGRTLNANIALELGYASADHRSVLFVSGLMLMLIVGVLVVAISRRGGTSYARR; translated from the coding sequence ATGCCCAGAAGTGATTTGCCGCTGAAGCTTGTGTGCCGCACGCTGGCCGTCGGCTCGGCGACGATTGTGCTGTTGATTCTCGGTTTCCTGGTGCGTGAGTCGTGGCCGGCGTTTCAGTCATTGGGTTTCGCTCGCTTCTTCTCCGACGACGGCTGGCACCCGGTTTCCGGGCAGTTCGGTCTGATGCCGATGATCGCGGCGACAATTATTACGAGCCTGGGGGGGATCGTTCTGGCGGCACCGCTGGGGATTGCCTCGGCGGTGTTCGTTCAGTTCTATGCCCCTAGCGTGCTAGTTCCGTGGCATCGGCGGTTAGTCGAACTGCTGGCCGGCATTCCTTCGGTCGTGTTTGGGCTATGGGGACTGGTGGTTGTTGCGCCGCTAGTGGCTGGGCTAGGAGGTAGTGGGCAGAACTTGCTGACGGCCTCGATCATTCTGGGCCTGATGATCTTGCCGACGATCGCATTGCTTAGCGATTCCGCGATTGGCTCGGTACCGCGTGTCTGGACCCAAGGAGCGGCAGCGTTGGGGCTACAGCGTTCGGCCATCGTCGCGCAAGTTGTGCTGCCGGCCGCAGGGCGCGGTATCAGCGCGGCACTTGTCTTGGCGATCACGCGGGCCTTGGGGGAAACGATGGCAGTACTGATGGTGGCTGGCAATGTAGTGCAGATGCCAACGTCGCTGCTTTCGCCAGGGCGAACGCTAAACGCGAATATCGCCTTGGAACTGGGGTATGCCTCGGCCGATCATCGGTCGGTGCTGTTTGTCAGCGGGCTGATGTTGATGCTGATCGTGGGCGTGCTGGTGGTTGCCATCTCGCGCCGCGGAGGAACTTCGTATGCCCGTCGATAA